The following proteins are co-located in the uncultured Draconibacterium sp. genome:
- a CDS encoding DEAD/DEAH box helicase, producing MEEFEFIIGLTEHRFLGLVFQPFLIKKQKRFYTVSGLVKPRDLNDSSYNWRPFEKELVNLIEKYSDEALVKKFSRAKSVSEFFATLKPGYFEKQITPYIEKCMMEVTSILMLSPVRLFKKEAKYSNLYDEDEIGVHPLFAHPRFYFERNSTQTRYQLKVFLEEQELVLSARTCKIVTNDPCLMLYRNQLLAFENLNAKKLMPFFEKDYVSVPNSIEDKYYSGFVLNTIRDYEVNASGFEIKLADADRKAELVLEMNLQYKPCLVLHFKYGDEKFLPSSGRKIAVSLQKKNASFEFRKTVRNFNWEKQIIEVIFKAGLIEENGSFTLNGLHLLEQQNALYYFINWLNEHRPELEKSGIQIRQKQLDKKYFTGSQNLELKTQTKGDWFDVYAVVRFGEFSIPFIQLKKYILNDIREFELPNGEVAVLPEEWFARYKGLLPFGKSRGDRIQFEKHHFTLLQDTIQSTDKLVKQKFEELVNAENEQVVLPSKLHAKLRAYQEEGFNWMYGLYKSGMGGCLADDMGLGKTLQTLTLLLKLKRSRQGIKVQNPIAAKGQLDMFANDTEEIEHVQPASLIVVPTSLVHNWSNEIQKFTPALKVYQYIGTQRKKVEDIEKIARFYDVIITTYGTVRNDIEILTKNHFFYLILDESQSIKNSTSKTYRAVLTLQAQHKLVITGTPIENSLSDLWSQMNFLNPGILGNLAFFRRSFITPIEKHANQEQMEKLQLMIRPFVLRRKKDEVAKDLPPLMEEIRICPMAGEQHKMYEEEKSIIRNTILTAIEQDGVKKSSFVVLQGLTKLRQLANHPSLAEKGVEESSGKFNEIFRMLKNLVAEKHKVLIFSSFVSHLELLQQKIDEQKWKYSKLTGQTTKREKVIKAFQEDPDNRIFLISLKAGGVGLNLTEADYVFIIDPWWNPAAENQAINRAHRIGQDKHVFVYRFITENSIEEKIQKLKDRKSSLADKFINSNNPFQEITQEEIVELFK from the coding sequence ATGGAGGAATTTGAATTTATAATAGGATTAACCGAGCACCGGTTTCTGGGATTGGTATTTCAACCTTTTTTGATTAAAAAACAAAAGAGGTTCTATACTGTGTCGGGATTGGTAAAACCCCGCGATTTAAATGATTCCTCATACAATTGGCGGCCCTTTGAAAAAGAGCTGGTTAACCTGATTGAAAAATACAGCGATGAAGCTTTGGTGAAAAAGTTTTCGAGGGCAAAAAGTGTTTCCGAATTTTTTGCAACGCTCAAACCGGGTTATTTCGAAAAACAGATTACTCCGTACATTGAAAAATGTATGATGGAGGTGACTTCAATATTAATGTTAAGTCCGGTTCGCTTGTTTAAAAAGGAGGCAAAATATTCCAATTTATACGACGAGGATGAGATTGGTGTTCATCCCTTGTTTGCACATCCAAGGTTTTATTTCGAACGCAATTCAACACAAACACGCTATCAGTTAAAGGTGTTTTTGGAGGAGCAGGAGTTGGTTTTGTCGGCGCGAACGTGTAAAATTGTTACCAACGATCCGTGTTTGATGCTGTACCGAAACCAGCTGCTGGCGTTTGAAAATTTGAATGCCAAAAAGCTGATGCCCTTTTTTGAGAAGGATTATGTTTCGGTTCCCAATAGCATTGAAGATAAATATTATTCGGGTTTTGTTCTAAATACCATTCGCGATTATGAAGTAAATGCAAGTGGATTTGAAATTAAACTTGCCGATGCGGATCGGAAGGCGGAATTGGTTTTGGAAATGAATTTACAATACAAGCCTTGCCTGGTTTTGCATTTCAAGTACGGCGACGAAAAGTTTTTACCCAGTTCGGGGAGGAAAATTGCAGTTAGCTTACAAAAGAAAAACGCATCGTTTGAATTCCGGAAAACGGTCCGGAATTTCAATTGGGAAAAGCAAATTATAGAAGTAATATTTAAAGCCGGTTTGATTGAAGAGAATGGCTCTTTTACGTTAAACGGTTTGCATTTGTTGGAACAACAAAATGCACTCTACTATTTTATAAACTGGTTGAACGAGCATCGTCCGGAACTTGAAAAAAGCGGAATACAAATCAGGCAGAAGCAACTGGATAAAAAATATTTCACAGGAAGTCAGAACCTGGAGCTTAAAACACAAACCAAAGGCGATTGGTTTGATGTGTATGCGGTTGTTCGTTTTGGCGAATTCAGCATTCCGTTTATTCAGCTAAAAAAATACATTTTAAACGATATTCGGGAGTTTGAGTTGCCCAATGGCGAAGTGGCGGTTTTGCCTGAAGAGTGGTTTGCGCGGTACAAAGGATTATTGCCATTTGGAAAAAGCCGGGGTGATCGGATTCAATTTGAAAAACACCACTTTACCTTATTGCAGGATACCATACAATCAACCGATAAACTGGTAAAACAGAAATTCGAAGAGTTGGTAAATGCAGAAAACGAGCAGGTTGTTTTGCCGTCAAAATTGCATGCTAAATTAAGAGCGTATCAGGAGGAAGGATTTAACTGGATGTATGGTTTGTACAAAAGTGGGATGGGCGGTTGTTTGGCTGATGATATGGGCTTGGGTAAAACCTTACAAACGCTCACTCTTTTGCTGAAACTAAAACGAAGCAGACAGGGAATTAAGGTGCAAAATCCGATTGCAGCCAAAGGACAGTTGGATATGTTTGCCAATGATACAGAAGAGATAGAACATGTACAGCCGGCCAGTTTAATTGTTGTGCCTACCTCGCTGGTACACAACTGGAGCAACGAAATTCAGAAATTTACGCCTGCACTAAAAGTGTATCAATACATTGGAACACAGCGAAAAAAAGTAGAAGACATTGAAAAGATCGCCCGTTTTTACGATGTAATTATTACGACCTACGGTACGGTGAGAAATGATATTGAGATTCTCACAAAAAACCACTTTTTTTATTTGATTTTGGATGAAAGCCAATCCATTAAAAACTCGACTTCGAAAACGTACAGGGCAGTTTTAACCTTGCAGGCGCAACATAAACTGGTTATTACCGGCACTCCCATCGAAAACTCGCTTTCCGATTTGTGGTCGCAAATGAATTTCCTTAATCCCGGTATTTTGGGAAACCTGGCTTTTTTCCGGCGTTCGTTTATTACACCCATTGAAAAGCATGCCAATCAGGAACAAATGGAAAAACTGCAGTTGATGATCCGTCCCTTTGTTTTGCGCCGAAAAAAGGATGAAGTGGCAAAGGATCTGCCTCCATTAATGGAAGAAATACGGATTTGTCCGATGGCTGGTGAGCAGCACAAAATGTATGAAGAGGAAAAGTCGATCATCAGAAATACAATATTAACAGCCATTGAACAGGATGGTGTAAAAAAATCGTCGTTTGTTGTTTTACAGGGGCTGACAAAATTAAGGCAGCTGGCCAACCACCCCTCTTTGGCTGAAAAAGGCGTGGAGGAATCATCCGGAAAGTTTAATGAGATTTTCAGAATGCTAAAAAACCTGGTGGCCGAAAAACACAAGGTACTTATATTTTCTTCGTTTGTAAGTCACCTCGAATTGCTTCAGCAAAAAATTGACGAACAAAAGTGGAAGTACAGCAAGCTCACCGGGCAAACTACCAAACGCGAAAAAGTGATAAAAGCTTTTCAGGAAGATCCGGATAACCGTATTTTTCTGATATCGCTAAAAGCGGGTGGGGTAGGACTAAATTTAACCGAAGCCGACTATGTATTTATTATCGATCCATGGTGGAACCCTGCAGCCGAAAACCAGGCCATCAATCGTGCTCACCGGATTGGACAGGACAAACATGTTTTTGTGTACCGTTTTATCACCGAAAACTCCATCGAAGAAAAAATTCAAAAACTGAAAGACCGCAAAAGTTCGCTGGCCGATAAGTTTATTAATTCGAATAATCCGTTTCAGGAAATTACTCAGGAAGAAATTGTGGAGCTGTTTAAGTAG
- a CDS encoding carbohydrate-binding family 9-like protein gives MKNLFVKKINAQESITLEEADHLIETKTVTHSIDILNWEKAFPYKPDLRFRIAHTGTEIWLKYYVKEKSILAQETEINGDVYKDSTVEFFISADGTNYYNFEFNCIGTPHVGYGPGRGNRTPVDPEILKTIKIKSSLGNEPFDEKTGNFEWEMMIRIPITCFTFDKLKTFNGLKASANFYKCGDATSEPHFVSWNPIQSESPDYHRPEFFGKIEFE, from the coding sequence ATGAAAAATCTGTTTGTAAAAAAAATAAATGCGCAGGAATCTATCACACTTGAAGAAGCAGACCATTTGATTGAAACGAAAACGGTAACACATTCAATTGATATATTAAACTGGGAAAAAGCTTTCCCATACAAACCCGATCTCAGGTTCAGAATTGCACACACAGGAACAGAAATCTGGTTAAAATACTACGTAAAAGAAAAAAGTATACTTGCGCAGGAAACAGAGATAAACGGAGATGTTTACAAAGACAGCACGGTTGAATTTTTTATTTCGGCAGATGGAACAAACTACTATAATTTTGAGTTCAACTGCATTGGCACCCCTCATGTTGGGTATGGCCCGGGTCGCGGAAACCGTACTCCGGTTGATCCTGAAATCTTAAAAACCATAAAAATAAAATCAAGCCTCGGCAATGAACCTTTTGACGAAAAAACGGGAAATTTTGAGTGGGAAATGATGATTCGTATTCCCATTACCTGCTTTACATTTGACAAACTAAAAACTTTTAATGGTTTAAAAGCCAGCGCAAATTTTTACAAGTGTGGCGATGCAACTTCCGAGCCGCATTTTGTGAGCTGGAATCCGATCCAATCGGAAAGTCCGGATTACCACCGTCCGGAGTTTTTTGGAAAAATTGAGTTTGAATAA
- the glpK gene encoding glycerol kinase GlpK has protein sequence MEQFILSFDQGTTSSRAIVFDQQGTIKSVAQKEFEQLFPKPGWVEHNPNEIWSSQAAVAAEAITKIGINGKNISAIGITNQRETTIVWDRETGEPVYNAIVWQDRRTAKYCDSLKERNLESMIREKTGLVIDAYFSGTKVKWILDNVKGAREKAEAGKLAFGTVDSWLIWKLTRGEKHVTDVTNASRTLLYNINDCCWDNELLELFTIPASMLPEVKASSEVVGHTKTTIFAHSIPIAGIAGDQQAALFGQQCTQPGMAKNTYGTGCFMLMNTGNKAIVSKNNLLTTIAWKINGEVTYALEGSIFIAGAAVQWFRDQLGLISNAADIEKLAKTVEDNGGVYFVPALTGLGAPHWDQYARGIVVGITRGTSHGHFARATLEGIAFQVMDVLKAMEADSGIQIKELRVDGGAAANNLLLQFQSETLQSPVIRPRQLETTALGAAYLAGLAVGYWKDLDELQNQWAKDQTFTPENDPAIVAKMIRKWGKALERAKQWIDDDDDE, from the coding sequence ATGGAACAATTTATTTTATCATTCGACCAGGGAACTACCAGCTCCCGCGCCATTGTTTTCGACCAACAGGGAACCATAAAATCGGTAGCTCAAAAAGAATTTGAACAACTATTTCCGAAACCCGGCTGGGTGGAACACAATCCAAATGAAATATGGTCGTCGCAAGCTGCGGTAGCTGCTGAAGCAATAACAAAAATTGGAATAAACGGGAAAAACATCTCGGCAATTGGAATTACCAACCAACGCGAAACAACCATTGTTTGGGACCGAGAAACGGGCGAGCCGGTTTACAATGCCATTGTGTGGCAAGACCGCAGAACTGCCAAATATTGCGATTCGCTGAAAGAACGCAACCTGGAGAGTATGATTCGCGAAAAGACCGGACTTGTTATCGACGCCTATTTTTCTGGAACAAAGGTGAAATGGATTTTAGACAATGTGAAAGGTGCTCGCGAAAAAGCGGAAGCCGGGAAACTGGCTTTTGGAACAGTTGACTCGTGGCTGATCTGGAAATTAACCCGGGGCGAAAAACATGTTACCGACGTCACTAATGCCAGCCGGACTTTGCTTTACAATATAAACGATTGCTGCTGGGACAACGAACTTCTCGAGCTTTTTACCATCCCGGCAAGTATGTTGCCCGAAGTAAAAGCGTCGAGCGAAGTTGTTGGCCACACAAAAACGACCATATTTGCGCACTCTATTCCCATTGCGGGAATTGCCGGCGATCAGCAGGCTGCATTATTCGGACAGCAGTGCACACAGCCCGGAATGGCAAAAAATACCTATGGCACCGGTTGTTTTATGTTAATGAATACAGGAAATAAAGCCATTGTATCAAAAAATAATTTGCTCACAACCATCGCCTGGAAAATAAATGGAGAGGTTACCTACGCATTGGAAGGATCGATTTTTATTGCCGGCGCTGCTGTGCAATGGTTTCGCGACCAACTGGGATTAATAAGTAATGCAGCCGACATTGAAAAACTGGCAAAAACAGTTGAGGATAACGGCGGAGTGTATTTTGTTCCGGCCCTAACCGGTTTGGGCGCACCACACTGGGATCAGTACGCACGCGGTATTGTGGTTGGAATAACACGTGGCACCTCACACGGACATTTTGCGCGTGCAACCCTCGAAGGAATTGCATTCCAGGTTATGGATGTTTTAAAAGCAATGGAAGCCGACTCCGGCATTCAGATAAAAGAATTACGTGTTGACGGTGGTGCAGCAGCCAATAATCTTTTGCTACAGTTTCAATCAGAAACACTGCAATCGCCGGTAATCCGTCCACGCCAACTTGAAACAACTGCATTGGGAGCTGCTTATCTGGCAGGCCTGGCCGTGGGTTACTGGAAAGATCTGGATGAATTACAAAACCAGTGGGCCAAAGATCAGACTTTTACTCCTGAAAACGATCCGGCAATCGTTGCCAAGATGATTCGCAAGTGGGGAAAAGCACTGGAGAGAGCCAAACAATGGATTGATGACGACGACGACGAATAA
- a CDS encoding glycerol-3-phosphate dehydrogenase/oxidase, which yields MKRDVQLQKAKDEKEWDMIVIGGGASGLGVALESATRKYKTLLLEGADFAKGTSSRSTKLVHGGVRYLGQGDISLVLEALRERGLLRQNAPHLVKNQSFIIPNYEWWDGPFYTIGLKVYDMMAGKLGLGPSIHLSKQETLEALPTIREDGLTGGVIYHDGQFDDARLSVNLAQTLIDYDGVAVNYVKVTGLLKGEDGLICGVKARDMLSGEEFEFKSKAVINATGVFTDDILQMDEPGSPKKVVPSQGIHLVLDHEFLQGDHAIMIPKTDDGRVLFAVPWHGKVVVGTTDTLIAEASLEPRALEEEIEFVLNTAGRYLTRPPKRSDVRCIFAGLRPLAAPEDDSKKTKEISRSHKVIMSLSGLITITGGKWTTYRKMGQDTVDKAVILTGLEERPCITENLSIHGYIKNVNLDDHFYVYGSDAKAIKSIIKKNPELGEKLHERLEFTKAEVVWACREEMAVTLDDVLARRVRALYLDARAAEEMAAEVAGLMANELGKDTNWVKEQIAEFGELVKGYYL from the coding sequence ATGAAAAGAGATGTTCAACTACAAAAAGCAAAAGACGAGAAAGAATGGGATATGATCGTTATTGGAGGCGGCGCAAGTGGACTTGGAGTTGCTTTGGAATCGGCCACCCGAAAATACAAAACCCTGCTGCTGGAAGGTGCTGACTTTGCAAAAGGAACATCGAGCCGAAGTACAAAATTGGTGCATGGCGGCGTTCGTTACCTTGGGCAGGGAGATATTTCGCTGGTACTGGAAGCCTTGCGCGAAAGAGGATTGCTTCGTCAGAATGCACCTCACCTGGTAAAAAATCAATCGTTTATTATTCCCAATTACGAATGGTGGGATGGCCCGTTTTACACCATCGGCTTAAAAGTGTACGATATGATGGCCGGGAAATTGGGACTGGGACCTTCCATTCACCTTTCGAAACAGGAAACACTGGAAGCCTTGCCAACCATACGTGAAGACGGACTTACCGGAGGTGTAATTTATCATGATGGTCAGTTTGATGACGCGCGTTTATCGGTAAATCTTGCACAAACACTTATTGATTATGATGGAGTTGCTGTAAACTATGTAAAAGTTACCGGGCTTTTGAAAGGAGAAGACGGATTGATTTGCGGTGTAAAAGCCAGGGATATGCTCAGCGGCGAAGAATTTGAATTTAAGTCGAAAGCTGTAATAAATGCCACCGGAGTTTTTACCGACGATATTTTACAGATGGACGAACCCGGATCGCCCAAAAAGGTAGTACCCAGCCAGGGAATCCACCTGGTTTTGGATCACGAGTTTTTACAAGGCGACCACGCCATAATGATTCCTAAAACCGATGACGGGCGGGTTCTTTTTGCCGTTCCCTGGCATGGAAAAGTTGTAGTAGGAACAACCGACACTTTGATTGCGGAGGCAAGTCTGGAACCACGCGCACTGGAAGAAGAAATTGAATTTGTTTTAAATACTGCCGGTCGCTACCTGACCCGCCCACCCAAACGCAGCGATGTAAGATGTATTTTTGCTGGCTTGCGTCCATTGGCTGCTCCGGAAGATGACAGCAAAAAAACCAAGGAAATTTCGCGCAGTCATAAAGTGATTATGAGCCTTTCGGGATTAATTACAATTACCGGCGGCAAATGGACTACCTACCGAAAAATGGGACAAGACACTGTGGACAAAGCAGTAATATTAACCGGTTTGGAAGAACGGCCCTGCATTACTGAAAACCTGTCGATACACGGTTACATTAAAAACGTTAACCTTGATGATCACTTTTATGTTTATGGTTCAGATGCCAAAGCCATAAAATCAATCATCAAAAAGAATCCGGAATTGGGCGAAAAACTGCACGAACGACTGGAGTTTACAAAGGCAGAAGTGGTTTGGGCTTGCCGCGAAGAAATGGCAGTTACTCTGGATGATGTTCTTGCCCGCCGGGTACGCGCACTTTACCTCGATGCCCGTGCTGCAGAAGAAATGGCAGCTGAAGTTGCAGGCTTAATGGCTAACGAATTGGGTAAAGATACCAACTGGGTAAAAGAACAGATAGCTGAATTTGGCGAACTTGTAAAAGGCTACTATTTATAA